In a genomic window of Dethiosulfovibrio salsuginis:
- a CDS encoding ABC transporter substrate-binding protein, with the protein MRNSIKKAILTVVAVAAMTGMAWAGQPKTIQFWHAMTDTNEAVLREIVDKFNQQDEYKVELVYQGHYRDLFAKLEGAAKANNLPGLAMIYNNRLVSYVLNDFVEPMDDMMADPELGFTKEQWEDIPQFLREVSVWDGKHYAMPFNKASYLLFYNKKMLEEKGITPPTTWDEMAAAAAALTAEDGKVYGLALNSSVAIDGSIWVEQAGGHLYDEESDTLTFNQEPGVKAYEFLTSMITKGHAQIAREEKNITGPFGRGEAAMGISSMSHLPNIIETCAANDVEFGTIVLPKGERNASLFSGTNVAIFNTCPLEDRQAAFQFLKFFLSPEMQWEWGTRSGYLPLSWEILKSDRYADFARENNPAKLAILPAFEWGYNDPKIVNGYAIHDNMSKALDAILLEGKGIKEALDEAAERAWKEILEARKAF; encoded by the coding sequence GACCGTCGTCGCGGTGGCGGCCATGACCGGCATGGCCTGGGCGGGACAGCCCAAGACCATCCAGTTCTGGCACGCCATGACCGACACCAACGAGGCGGTTCTTAGGGAGATAGTGGATAAGTTCAATCAGCAGGACGAATATAAGGTCGAGCTGGTCTATCAGGGCCACTACCGTGACCTCTTCGCCAAGCTGGAGGGGGCCGCCAAGGCCAATAATCTCCCGGGTCTGGCGATGATATACAACAACCGGCTGGTGTCCTACGTCCTTAACGACTTCGTGGAGCCCATGGACGACATGATGGCCGATCCCGAGCTAGGCTTCACAAAGGAGCAGTGGGAGGATATCCCTCAGTTTTTGAGGGAGGTCAGCGTATGGGACGGCAAACACTACGCCATGCCCTTCAACAAGGCCAGCTATCTGCTGTTCTACAACAAAAAGATGCTGGAGGAGAAGGGTATCACCCCTCCGACAACCTGGGACGAGATGGCCGCAGCTGCTGCTGCCCTGACCGCCGAGGACGGAAAGGTCTACGGCCTGGCCCTCAACAGCTCTGTGGCCATCGACGGCAGCATCTGGGTGGAGCAGGCGGGGGGACACCTCTACGACGAGGAGAGCGACACCTTGACCTTTAACCAAGAGCCCGGGGTAAAGGCCTACGAGTTCCTGACCTCCATGATAACCAAAGGGCACGCCCAGATAGCCCGTGAGGAGAAGAACATAACCGGTCCCTTCGGCAGAGGAGAGGCGGCCATGGGCATCTCCTCCATGTCCCACCTCCCCAACATCATAGAGACCTGCGCCGCCAACGACGTTGAGTTCGGGACCATCGTCCTTCCCAAGGGGGAGAGAAACGCAAGCCTCTTCTCCGGCACCAACGTGGCCATATTCAATACCTGCCCGCTGGAGGACAGACAGGCGGCCTTCCAGTTCCTGAAGTTCTTCCTCTCCCCTGAAATGCAGTGGGAATGGGGAACAAGGTCGGGATACCTTCCACTTAGCTGGGAGATCTTAAAGAGCGACAGATACGCCGACTTCGCACGGGAGAACAACCCCGCAAAGCTGGCGATACTTCCAGCATTTGAGTGGGGCTACAACGATCCAAAAATCGTAAACGGCTACGCCATACACGACAACATGTCCAAGGCTCTGGACGCTATCCTTCTCGAGGGCAAGGGCATAAAGGAAGCCCTCGACGAGGCGGCGGAGAGGGCCTGGAAGGAGATTTTGGAAGCTAGAAAGGCGTTTTAA